Part of the Eleginops maclovinus isolate JMC-PN-2008 ecotype Puerto Natales chromosome 3, JC_Emac_rtc_rv5, whole genome shotgun sequence genome is shown below.
TCTCCTCAGACTCGTGCTACCccggggaggagagagggacacATGTTAGCATCCTCTGCTTGTTGGCTTTATCACTCACAGCCAGGGTGGAAACAAGTCTTGTGAGGGGCAACATGCAAAAGGCCAGTGTCTGACACTAACCTGAACATCCCCATTGATGGTTGCCATCAGTGAAGAGTCTACTTCTCTCTGGTCCCTCCACGCTGCTGGCTACAGCAGCAAGAGAGACACagttcacactcacacacagaggacaatCTCTGCTCGCTACTTTAGTGTGTTTCTTCATTAAAGACCATGAAGTAATTGCAATAAAAATTGTTTTTCACACTTAAATGTCATTATCTACATTAGAAAGAAGAGTCCAAGGCAACTGCTATAAGGACAATTTATAAATATCCAGTTATCCTGTAAGGTAAACGTAAATTACACACAAATGTTTATATCACAACCACTTTAAACAGAGAGAAATTGCATACCTTGGCCTCAGCCTCAGCCTCGATTTTCGAAGGCTCTGCAGCCTCTATAGTGACCTCCAGCTTTCTTTCCTCCTTGAGGCTGGTCTTGAGTGGAGTGGAGGTCTGCGGCTGCTCCAGAATGGCCATGGGTATCCCTGCCTCGGCTAAAGCAGCCTGGGAGAAGACCGGAGCACTGACGGGACGGGTGCCCCTCTGCGGAACCACCActagaaaatacagaaaaaaattgtacgtaaataaaaggaaacatttttgagCACAATGGAGCGATTACATGGTATGCAAACCACACAAGAACCAGACAGCAGCGCATCTATGCAAGCAGCCACGCCATACTTACAAGCCTCGATGTGTTCACACTGCATGGGTATACTGTACCTCATGAGCCTTGTTTAGtctcttttaaaaaggaaaagcgCACGTCAGCCCTCAGGGTGGGCCGAAAGCAAATATCCACAAATTGGGATGAGAGTAAAAGCGTTGATTAGTTGTTTTTGCAATCCAATGACAGATGCAAAGGCAGACGACATTAGGAGTCCAATGTGGTGAACAGGTGAAATGCCGAGGTTAGGAAAGCATTATTTCTTCAATCTGCAAAATGTAGCAAGGCCAGAGGAATGTGCATCCAAGTCAGTGTATCCTGTGAAAGGGCTGCAAGTGTTGCTTATGTATTTCATGGAGCGAACAAAAAGTGCTAAAACAAGTAAGCTGTTCATctgcaaacaacaaacacagacaggtacCTGACTGTTTGCGGCCAACATCTAGTAGAACAAACCAATCATCGttgacatgtgtttgtgtgtgtggacgcCTTTCCTCCAGGATCCGTTGCTCAAACTGTGGTCTCCTCTCGGATATCACAGTCTTTGTTTTGGCCCCAGCACTTGGAACGCTCACATTTGTTGGGAAGTGGAGGCGCTCAGGGGCAGCAGCTAATACAAAGCAAGTGGGTTTTATTGTAGaaataaagtacaaaatattacatttgtagtGAAAGTGAAACCGTTTaataaaaaattaattaaaattaaTCAGGTgagttattttataaaaatataaagctcacacacacacacacaatagacAGCAGAATACCTGGTACTTTTGCTGCTACATCTAGCAGCACAGACCACTCATCATCAATCTGTCTGGGATGTGACGTCTTAACATCCACAAACTCCACGGGGGGCCTCACGGCTTCCATGAGGTATTTTGGTTTTTGGTCAATGGCTGCCGGCACTTTGACAACACGCTCAACCACAGCAACTAACACAGAAACAAGGGTAAATAACTCTGATGCTAATTGATgaaccatttatttttgctaattATGGCTGAAAGCATCAGCTGTGCATGTAGGCTTAATGtgtcattatatattttttaagcaaaGTGTATGTAGCAGCATTGGCAATGAAAAGTACCTGGCGGTATGACAACAGGCTTTCTGCGGATGATGTCGAACCAAACAAACCAATCATCTCCTCCTTCCCTGTCTGACGGCAGTATAATCTGTCTAATTTCAGACAGACGTGTCTCATCTTGCCTGCTGTCCACACCAATTATCATCTTCTTCAATGTTCCTGTCTCTGTGGTAGACACCTCAGTCTCAAACGTCCTCCTCATATCCGGAATAATCTCAACAGGAGTAACTGACACAAATAGACAGGGTCAAAGAAGCTGAGCGCTATCCATCAAACAAAGAAAGCTAAGAGCTGCAGAAATTGGCAAAGagtaaatgtgttaaaacagaAGGTTTCTGAGTAAATTCTGATGTGGTTCAGACATATATTACATGTACCTGATGGTAGTAAGACTGCCTTTTCACGAACAGCATCACACAGCACAAACCAGTCATCGTCTCTCTCCGTCTGTGGCCGGGAAGGCTGCAGTCTAATCGGTTCAACCTGCTGCAACTTCTGCTCTACCCTTATGACTTCGACTTGCTGAGGTTGAACACTGGGATAAATGTGGATCGGTGCCACCAGAGAAACTGAAAGCAAACAGAATATATACTCAAACTCATAATCAGACACCACAATCTGAATTATCTCTAAATAGTTTGCGTGACACcacgtttgtttgtttgtttcttctttagGGTGACAATGCGTGTTTTCAAGGCTGTGGGCACCTGGAGGTACATAGGCACTTTCTTTGGGAACAGCATCCAGCAGGATTAACCAGtcatcctctctttctctgagtGGCCCGGAAACTTCCTGCTGTCCTCTGTCTTCCACCTGCACCACCGTCTCTTTCACAAAGACTTCCTTCCTGGACTCtactgttattgtttcagtcacagaagattgtttttcttcagtatAAACCTGAGCGTCCTTTGTAACtaatgacaaacaaaacaaaatatcattTGTGAGACACCTACGATAAGCTTGTAAAACTTTGTGTTAGGCCTGGAGAGAGAAGTTGAGCATACCTGGAGGCACATACGATGATTCTCTAGCGGCAACATCCAGCAGCACAAACCAGTCATCTTCTACTTCTCTCACAGCCCGCGGCAGTGCTACTACTTGCTGTTCTCcaaacacttgttttatttcttctacCACGACTTCCGCTTTTTCCTCACTCCACTCAATAGTTGTGATTTTAACCTGAGTGACACGTTCTTCTGGGGACACTTTAACACCTTCTGCAACAGCAACTGAGACAAAAGAGGTATAAAACCCTCAGAGAAATATACAGTACAGGGATTAACAATAACGGTGTACACAAAGCAGAGGAGGATTGCTGTGATAACGGTCCGAATGGATTACCTGGTGGAACATATGCTGTTTCTCTGGGAACAGGGTCCAGCAACACAAACCAGTCATCTTCTCTGTGTGTCACTGGCTGTTGTGGGATGTCTTGTAGATGTCTTGGCACCTCCTCTattatctttctctcttcagAAACTACTTCCCTAAGCTCCTCCTTGACCGCAGTTCCACCCAGAGAGACAAAACTCTCTGCAACCGTCTGGTCTCTCCCCTTCAATGTAACTGATATGGGTAAGATTGAGAGAAGGTCTTTAAATACAAGAAGCAGTACACTCTTTATGTACGTTaacacacaataaaagcacaagatAGCCACAGTTTTGAAAAGCAGCACAGGGACTTTCAGCCGTACCTGGTGGTACATATGTGGATGTTCTGAGAGCAACGTCCAGCAACACAAACCAATCATCATCTCTGGCTATTACTGGTTGTTGTGGGATTTCTTGAAGTCTTGGCGCCACTTCTATTATCTTTTTCTCCTCAGAAACAACTTCTTTAATCTCCTCATCAGTCGCAGTTCCACCCACATAGACAACACTTTCTGCACCAATGTGGTCTCTTACTTTGACCGACACTGAAAAGATTTGAGTCAGGAGAAAGTCTTTTAGAAAAACACTAATAcacatttcctttatattaGCAAGAAAGCTCAGAATAAAGCACTAGAGAGCCAACATTTTACCAGAGGGTCCAAGCAATACCTGGTGGCACATAGAGTGTTTCCCTGGAAACAACATCCAGCAACACAAACCAGTCATCATTTCTTTCAGTGACGGTCTGCGGTGGGGGGATCTCTGGTATACGCCTTATTTCCTCTtcacttgtctgtctctctgcgaCTTTAAGCTCAGTTTTCTCCTCAGCTGTCGTAACAACAGTCTCTGAGGAGAAATATTCACCTTCTTCCACCTGAGCACGGTCCACAGGAATAACTAATGGTGACAGTAAAGACATAAAATACTTTCAGTGCTAAATAGCTAAGAGAAGCAGGACAGTGGGTAGTAGAATATTCTCATTTGCAATAAACTTTTTCCTGACTAGTGTAGGTATTTCTCACACTGCAAATCATACATCCAATTGTAGCAGTATACAAGTACTGTGGGTTAATAAGTTAATATTGATGTCAAAAACACAGTCATTAGCTGTGAGGGAGGTTTAAGAGAAATGTTCTATGAGGGTCAGTCTATGTAAAACTGATTCAACTCTAAGATCATggtattaatatataaatgatcattaatgttcattttaatgttgaaaaaaaaggttttcatgTTCTGGATACACCAGAATAGGAAAGCTATGGTTGTTGGACCTTCATTTTAACCCTTTTTCAAATTAGGACATCTTCACTGACCAAATCTGTTCAGACTGTCTTTACTTTAAGTCGACTAATATAACCCAGAACAATAGCCAGCACAGACAGAACATAAATggcaaattgtatttatatgcTTACTTCAACTTTCTGTTAAATCTAAAGGGTTCAACTGTTAGTGTTAACAGCACACAAAATAGTAATGGAGAAGTAAATGGTAAAGAAATGTGAGAGATTAGCTACAATGACATACTGTACCTGGTGGTTTGGAAACAGCCTTGTACAGAGGCCGATCAAAAACGATGAACCAAACATCTCCATCGGCGCCCTGACTATGACTGTCAGCCTGAAGCCTCTCTAGAACTTCTCCCTCAGTTTTCGCCTGCAGTATGACCGTCTTACGCCATGTGCCCTCATTTTCTAGCTTCTCCTCTGACATTACACCACGCAGTGCAAGCACATCTTCAATCTCCTCGTGCATCTGCACTCTATGTCTTACAATCGTCACTCTCTTCTTTGTCCTACGCTCCACTGTCTGGTACGGTACCACTGAAGTGACGTCTGAAGATCCAGCCTCCAACTTCTCCTCCATCTCGTCTTGCCATTTCCTTTCTATCTGGCACAGCTCCTCTCTCAAGCGGTCATCAGACTGACTCTCTCCCGTCACGTCTTCTTCACTCTCCTGCTGTACCTGggcctcttcctcttcaggtaatataccttttaaaaacaccTGCTTTATCTGCTCTTCCAATTCATCCACTGCATCCTCCTTTGCCACTGTTAACTTCACAgatttctttaaaactctttctGTTATATGCTCAACCTGTATTCCGTTTCCCTGCTCCAAATCTCCCTCCTCTCTTAACTGTTCTACCTCTTCCTTTCCCAGTTCCTCTTCTATTACTTCCTGAAGTCGCTCTGCCACCTCATCCATTTCTTGCAGTCTTTCCTCTAAACCCCTAACTTCCCTCAGCTTCCATTCCAAAACATCGGCCATTCTCAGCTCGCCTAACAAGATCTCAGTTTCCTGCAGACTCTCAAAGACTTCCTCACTGGTCAGTTCTTGATCCGCCATATGCAagccctgctcctcctcttccaggAACTGAGCTTGGCGTGACACTGGGAGGTTTTAAGGGGAAagcaaaataataaagcataacaaaaggaaaatatgattcatgtttttttgaaCAATCATTATTGAAATTCAGAAGTTAATGTTTCCACACAAAGATCACTCACATAGTTTGTTAACATGCCCAAGTGAGGACATGCTGATGATTCGGTCAAAGCAAAGGAACCAATCATCTGGTTGTTTCAGTGCTGGTTGTAATAGTTGGTCCATAGAGCTCATTTCTGCCAAGCTGAACTTAGCTGACAACATCAGAGAAAAAATATGAAGAACATCATACCAgatgagcaaacacacacaaagcttacCAACTGCAAATCCTTAAACAAGGAAGAATATCACCACATTGGTTTCTGCAGAAGTTTTTACGATGAGTGCAAATACCTGGCTGTTTAGCAAAATCAAAAGGTGGGAAAAAGGGGAAAGGAGGATAACGCCTGAACAGGGCAGACCACTcgtcctctgttctcctctgctGTTGTTCGTCAGATCCAAGCTCTGGCCACAGCCGACTGACTGACTGGGTGATGGTTTGAGAGCCAGTCTGCCCAGTCTCAGTCTCAGTCTCAGTCTgccatgtttctgtgtgaaccGACTGCCCCTCCTCCTGAATGGAAATCTTCTCAGACTCCCCTCTGGCTGTGAATAAATGACCGAGTGAAGACTGTTGTGCAAAAGTTTTGCTGGGAACGATGACAGTCATTATGAATGCTTCACAGTGCTTCAAGCGTGTTTTGGACCAAAGCAGATGCCAAGCGTTTGTACGAGACTCTTGTAATTCAAGTAAGCTCAGGTTAGTAGAAAGCTGAATGGAAGATGCCTCTCATCCTTCACAACGAGAGCAGATGAGAAAGGCTAGTTCTCTACGTCTTTAAGTGACACTGGGGCACTGATGATTCAGTCAGTTAAGAAGCCAAAAAAATGAGAAGCAAATGAAAAGCCATTGTGCAACACAGATCAAGCATCAACTTCAGAAACGGCAACAAAAATGAGGAAAGGAGCCTCAAGACTGGAAATGCCTGTGTATTTTAGAAAGAGAACTACAGTAAATTACCCTGGGATGATGCCAGGGAAAGTATTACGTGG
Proteins encoded:
- the LOC134861649 gene encoding uncharacterized protein LOC134861649 isoform X12, with translation MPLLDFMKDLRTRIFTVATMTTEASAVSEADTESKQKASGAEPEPEPEPEPENKQKPAAATSESEGEQSNKEGQEQTSEPGPADVATSPEEEQLKPRTRTSAGKGLSRLFSSFLKRRSQCSEGEGFEAEKAKEDKADKEEKSDEAKEETKEELKSEEKEAKAEEKRAEVKEVEKKEEKEPKEEKEKVEKKGSKKKKKDAKKKQEKKEEEKVKSDEEKRKSDEDKVKNVEEKKEKVKSDEEKKEQEKVKKEEESKEEEKAGATVEKKEEQLETKEEEKKDTAEVKDKEEEAAKKESKDEDKKVVKKKEKDDKVKRREDEKAKRKAEEEERVKKREEEKAKKREEEKAREAEKAKKKEEEKAKKKEEEKAKEEKAKKKEEEKAKEEKTKKEEEKAKEEKTKKEEEKAKEEKTKKEEEKVKEEKTKKKEEEKTKEEKTKKKEDEKTKEELKKKEDDKVKEEVKKKDEEEKTGEKQKKEEEKGKKKEKGKKKGKKEVKGPSEEQVKAPIAAPEPELKTEPDTEQAPDQHSISSAETQQEQKEEAAIKKEPEVVEEVKEEDTEKKEEEPAKQEKEVKGEEKTKEKTKEKAKEKTREKTKEKAKEKTKVEEKKEKPVKEKKTKEEEAQGPKRQKTMQCKVTLLDDTQFECELDKHAKAQELLTKVCDHVNLLERDYFGLAHWENPTTCTWMESTKEIRKQVSGAVYEFTFSVKFYPHDPAQLTEDLTRYFLCVQLRKDIMRGVLPCSFVTLSMLGSYTAQSELGEYDPELHGEDYVSELSLAPGQSKELEEKVMELHRTYRAMTPAQADLLFLENAKKLAMYGVDLHQAKDLDGVDIMLGVCSSGLMVYKDKLRINRFPWPKVLKISYKRSSFFIKIRPSEQEQYESTIGFKLPNYKASKKLWKVCVENHTFFRVPTVEPPSSRRFLVLGSKFRYSGRTQAQTRQASSLIDRPAPRFTRSASKRLSRNLDGAGDKTLQLLQQPSSSTMSEVDDWSLMLTSDKPQPSPEFPARGESEKISIQEEGQSVHTETWQTETETETGQTGSQTITQSVSRLWPELGSDEQQQRRTEDEWSALFRRYPPFPFFPPFDFAKQPAKFSLAEMSSMDQLLQPALKQPDDWFLCFDRIISMSSLGHVNKLLSRQAQFLEEEEQGLHMADQELTSEEVFESLQETEILLGELRMADVLEWKLREVRGLEERLQEMDEVAERLQEVIEEELGKEEVEQLREEGDLEQGNGIQVEHITERVLKKSVKLTVAKEDAVDELEEQIKQVFLKGILPEEEEAQVQQESEEDVTGESQSDDRLREELCQIERKWQDEMEEKLEAGSSDVTSVVPYQTVERRTKKRVTIVRHRVQMHEEIEDVLALRGVMSEEKLENEGTWRKTVILQAKTEGEVLERLQADSHSQGADGDVWFIVFDRPLYKAVSKPPVIPVDRAQVEEGEYFSSETVVTTAEEKTELKVAERQTSEEEIRRIPEIPPPQTVTERNDDWFVLLDVVSRETLYVPPVSVKVRDHIGAESVVYVGGTATDEEIKEVVSEEKKIIEVAPRLQEIPQQPVIARDDDWFVLLDVALRTSTYVPPVTLKGRDQTVAESFVSLGGTAVKEELREVVSEERKIIEEVPRHLQDIPQQPVTHREDDWFVLLDPVPRETAYVPPVAVAEGVKVSPEERVTQVKITTIEWSEEKAEVVVEEIKQVFGEQQVVALPRAVREVEDDWFVLLDVAARESSYVPPVTKDAQVYTEEKQSSVTETITVESRKEVFVKETVVQVEDRGQQEVSGPLREREDDWLILLDAVPKESAYVPPVSLVAPIHIYPSVQPQQVEVIRVEQKLQQVEPIRLQPSRPQTERDDDWFVLCDAVREKAVLLPSVTPVEIIPDMRRTFETEVSTTETGTLKKMIIGVDSRQDETRLSEIRQIILPSDREGGDDWFVWFDIIRRKPVVIPPVAVVERVVKVPAAIDQKPKYLMEAVRPPVEFVDVKTSHPRQIDDEWSVLLDVAAKVPAAAPERLHFPTNVSVPSAGAKTKTVISERRPQFEQRILEERRPHTQTHVNDDWFVLLDVGRKQSVVVPQRGTRPVSAPVFSQAALAEAGIPMAILEQPQTSTPLKTSLKEERKLEVTIEAAEPSKIEAEAEAKPAAWRDQREVDSSLMATINGDVQHESEEKSTEVVRMRKKRAKRIEGDSIYIRHSLLMLEEFNKPQEDLIKHHASISELKRTFMASAPESKPSEWDKRLSTHSPFRTLGVNGQPLPSADGFVIRLPRGPLLDFYSKRS